In the genome of Variibacter gotjawalensis, one region contains:
- the pdxH gene encoding pyridoxamine 5'-phosphate oxidase: MNDSKTLISGKNSALTDGDFTQADEPMALWETWFAEAKKSEPADPNAMAVATVDADGLPNLRMVLLKGVDARGFVFYTNTESQKGRELGAHPKAALLFHWKSLTRQVRIRGAVERVSDEEADAYFATRPKLSQIGAWASQQSRPLETRMAFEKAIAVTTAKYAVSSVPRPAYWTGFRVVPTVMEFWHDRAFRLHDRIEFRRADIGAAWAKQRLYP, from the coding sequence ATGAATGACAGCAAAACGTTAATCTCCGGTAAGAACTCGGCGTTGACGGACGGCGATTTTACGCAGGCCGACGAGCCGATGGCGTTGTGGGAGACTTGGTTCGCCGAAGCGAAAAAGTCCGAGCCGGCGGACCCGAATGCCATGGCGGTCGCGACCGTCGATGCAGACGGGCTACCGAACTTGCGGATGGTGCTGCTGAAGGGCGTCGATGCACGCGGCTTCGTCTTCTACACGAATACCGAAAGCCAGAAGGGACGTGAGCTTGGCGCGCATCCGAAGGCCGCGCTGCTGTTCCATTGGAAGTCGCTGACCCGGCAGGTGCGCATTCGCGGCGCGGTTGAACGCGTGTCGGATGAAGAGGCTGACGCCTACTTTGCAACGCGTCCAAAGTTGTCGCAGATCGGCGCCTGGGCGAGCCAGCAATCGCGGCCGCTCGAGACGCGCATGGCGTTCGAAAAGGCGATCGCGGTCACGACGGCGAAATACGCCGTGAGTAGCGTGCCGCGTCCGGCTTACTGGACGGGCTTTCGCGTGGTGCCGACCGTGATGGAATTCTGGCACGATCGCGCGTTTCGCTTGCACGACCGTATCGAGTTTCGCCGTGCCGACATCGGCGCCGCATGGGCGAAGCAGCGGCTTTATCCTTGA
- the modA gene encoding molybdate ABC transporter substrate-binding protein, which translates to MRIALRAAAAKFGLIAVLAAQGVVATAAEVKVMAGAAMRGAFGELVPQFERATGHKIVIEYGAGTTFRKQIEAGEAFDLVIIDASEVDELIKQGKIAGDTRADIVRAAIGVAVREGTPKPDISSVDAFEKTLLSVGSFTYAPDALYGRHLSQAFDRLGIGEQLKTKTKPNPLARVAPALAAGEVDLAIAGIPTLLSTKGVQIVGVLPGELENWLVNTAGVSAAAKEPDAAKTFIKYLATPEAITVIKAKGMELPLGR; encoded by the coding sequence ATGCGAATAGCTCTACGCGCCGCAGCCGCAAAATTCGGATTGATCGCCGTCTTGGCGGCGCAAGGCGTCGTTGCAACCGCTGCCGAAGTCAAAGTCATGGCCGGCGCCGCGATGAGGGGTGCCTTCGGGGAACTTGTGCCTCAATTCGAGCGCGCCACCGGGCACAAGATCGTCATCGAGTATGGAGCGGGCACAACCTTCAGAAAGCAGATCGAGGCCGGTGAAGCGTTCGACCTTGTCATCATCGATGCCTCCGAAGTGGATGAACTTATCAAGCAAGGCAAGATTGCTGGCGATACGCGTGCGGACATCGTCCGGGCCGCTATCGGCGTGGCTGTTCGAGAGGGTACGCCGAAGCCCGACATCAGTTCGGTCGATGCCTTCGAAAAAACGCTGCTCAGCGTGGGATCATTCACCTACGCGCCGGACGCGTTATACGGCAGGCATCTGTCTCAAGCGTTCGATCGCCTTGGCATCGGCGAACAGTTGAAGACCAAGACCAAGCCCAATCCTCTCGCGCGTGTTGCGCCGGCCCTAGCCGCCGGCGAAGTCGATCTCGCAATTGCCGGCATCCCCACACTTCTGTCCACCAAGGGCGTGCAGATTGTCGGCGTCTTGCCGGGAGAGTTGGAGAACTGGCTCGTAAACACGGCAGGCGTCAGCGCGGCCGCCAAGGAACCTGACGCTGCTAAGACCTTCATCAAGTATCTTGCGACCCCGGAGGCCATCACAGTCATCAAAGCGAAGGGGATGGAGCTGCCCCTGGGTCGGTAG
- a CDS encoding helix-turn-helix transcriptional regulator, with protein sequence MARPAVNALRVKARGDAVRTLQDQGLTWVTFDPIPDLVCDIDFGIRQLPDFGLLSGTVQGVRHVHAHRDSGDGNNDFSFHLNVSGLSMVAGRRGETTLRDGDAMLLSYSAGRTISRPALVDHRVIRLPRASLAPLVQDVDDFVLRRIPRGTDMLNLLKGYADAVFDDPAIAAPQTRQLIIAQLCDLVAVTIGATRDATAVAEGRGIRAARLRAIKGDIEAHLADGDLTAVVVAKRQKISDSYVRKLFDSEGTSFSDFVLTRRLVRANRMLTDQRWSDRTIASIAFECGFGDLSYFNRTFKRLYGAPPSDIRGH encoded by the coding sequence ATGGCCAGACCTGCCGTGAATGCCCTACGTGTAAAAGCACGCGGCGATGCCGTGCGAACCCTGCAAGACCAAGGCTTGACCTGGGTGACGTTCGATCCGATCCCGGATCTTGTCTGCGATATCGATTTCGGCATTCGCCAGTTGCCTGATTTTGGCTTGCTATCCGGAACCGTACAGGGTGTGCGACACGTGCACGCGCATCGCGACAGCGGCGATGGAAACAACGATTTCAGCTTTCATCTGAACGTCAGCGGACTCAGCATGGTGGCGGGTCGCCGCGGGGAGACGACCCTGCGCGATGGAGATGCGATGCTGCTGAGCTATTCGGCTGGGCGAACGATCAGCAGACCAGCTCTTGTCGACCATCGAGTTATCCGACTTCCCCGTGCGTCGCTGGCTCCGCTGGTGCAGGACGTCGACGATTTTGTTCTGCGCCGAATTCCGCGCGGCACGGACATGTTGAATCTATTGAAAGGTTACGCGGACGCCGTGTTCGATGATCCGGCAATCGCGGCGCCGCAGACGCGCCAACTGATTATCGCCCAGCTTTGCGATCTCGTTGCTGTGACAATCGGCGCAACTCGAGATGCGACCGCCGTCGCCGAGGGGCGCGGCATACGGGCGGCGCGGCTGCGCGCCATCAAAGGCGATATCGAGGCACATCTCGCCGACGGTGATCTAACCGCGGTCGTGGTCGCCAAACGCCAGAAAATTTCCGACAGCTACGTCCGAAAACTGTTCGACAGCGAAGGTACTTCGTTTTCGGACTTTGTGCTGACCCGTCGGCTTGTGCGTGCAAACCGCATGCTGACCGATCAAAGGTGGAGCGACCGCACCATTGCTTCAATTGCATTCGAGTGCGGCTTTGGTGACCTGTCCTATTTCAACCGCACGTTCAAACGTTTGTACGGCGCACCACCCTCAGACATTCGTGGCCACTGA
- a CDS encoding YbaB/EbfC family nucleoid-associated protein — translation MNIMDMMKQAAQLKSKMEEMQASLEHIEVSGLAGGGLVTVTLNGKMELKGISVDASLLKPEEKEIVEDLIVAAHADARRKSEAVMAEKTKELTGGLPLPPGFKL, via the coding sequence ATGAACATCATGGACATGATGAAGCAAGCCGCGCAGCTCAAATCCAAGATGGAGGAGATGCAGGCTTCACTCGAGCATATCGAAGTCTCGGGGCTCGCCGGGGGCGGGCTCGTCACGGTGACGCTCAACGGCAAGATGGAGCTCAAGGGCATCAGCGTCGATGCGTCTTTGCTCAAGCCGGAGGAGAAAGAGATCGTCGAAGATCTTATCGTCGCGGCGCATGCGGATGCACGACGCAAGTCGGAAGCCGTGATGGCCGAAAAGACGAAGGAGCTCACCGGCGGCCTGCCGCTGCCGCCGGGGTTTAAGCTGTAA
- a CDS encoding RT0821/Lpp0805 family surface protein — MHQSYSGLIVQRKTKLAGKALAAALLGLSLGGCSYQMGLYDKEAKAEATGSVAQPIGHTTPKPADSDLVRAKQAATDLLARNAKDASQTWENPATGATGTVTPMAAAYADNGTECRDFLASYVQGEAQTWFQGDACKTGRRWEVRNFKPLRRT; from the coding sequence ATGCATCAGTCCTATAGCGGCCTCATCGTCCAGCGTAAAACGAAGCTCGCGGGTAAAGCCTTAGCGGCGGCCCTGCTCGGCCTCTCGCTCGGCGGCTGCAGCTACCAGATGGGACTGTATGACAAGGAAGCCAAGGCGGAGGCCACCGGCTCGGTCGCCCAGCCCATCGGCCATACGACCCCGAAACCGGCCGACAGCGACCTCGTTCGCGCCAAACAGGCTGCGACCGACCTCCTCGCCCGCAATGCCAAGGATGCTAGCCAGACCTGGGAAAACCCGGCGACCGGTGCGACCGGTACCGTCACTCCGATGGCTGCCGCCTATGCGGACAACGGCACCGAATGCCGCGATTTCCTGGCGAGCTACGTTCAAGGCGAAGCACAGACTTGGTTCCAAGGCGATGCCTGCAAGACCGGCCGCCGCTGGGAAGTCCGCAATTTCAAGCCGCTCCGCCGCACGTAA
- a CDS encoding DNA polymerase III subunit gamma/tau: MSTPAGSYRVLARKYRPSTFDDLIGQEAMVRTLANAFDTGRIPQAWILTGVRGVGKTTTARILARALNYDADGIDKPSIHMPKLGTHCQAIMESRHVDVIEMDAASHNGVDDIRQINDAVRYAPASARYKVYILDEVHMVTAQGFNALLKTLEEPPPHVKFVFATTEIRKVPITVLSRCQRFDLRRVEAGTLVDHLGNICTKEKVEAETDALQLIARAAEGSVRDSLSLMDQAIAHAAGPVRAEDVRQMLGLADRTRVIDLFAALMRGDIAAALSELRDQYDSGADPAVALTDLAEFTHFVTRIKVVPSVADDRSIAEVERSRGAEFAASLSMRVLSMTWQMLLKGIAEVRESSKPIQAAEMVLVRIGYASGLPSPEDLLNGGSVGAPSAPAGGGGAAPSGGGGGQRPRAMSNAQPRAIHAVESSPAIAAPRASAQTAPVRALARFEDVIALATEQRDILMRTALERDVRLVRFEDGRLEIALEPGASKAIVNDLAQKLKNWTGRPWMIVLSSEQGEASLRAKEDARREEVKTGVTADPLVQAVLSRFPGAQIVGVQVRGEAVEQPAFTSPPNEDGDIAPWDDGAPPNEGESFDD, encoded by the coding sequence ATGAGCACGCCGGCCGGGTCCTACCGCGTGCTCGCCCGCAAATACCGCCCATCGACGTTCGACGATCTTATCGGCCAAGAGGCGATGGTGCGCACGCTTGCCAATGCGTTCGACACCGGGCGCATCCCGCAGGCGTGGATCCTCACCGGCGTTCGCGGTGTCGGCAAGACGACGACGGCGCGCATCCTCGCGCGCGCCCTGAATTACGACGCGGACGGGATCGACAAGCCGTCGATCCACATGCCGAAGCTCGGCACGCATTGTCAGGCGATCATGGAGAGCCGGCACGTCGACGTGATCGAAATGGATGCGGCCTCGCACAACGGCGTCGACGACATCCGCCAGATCAACGACGCGGTGCGCTATGCGCCGGCGTCGGCACGCTACAAAGTCTACATCCTCGACGAGGTGCATATGGTGACGGCGCAGGGCTTCAACGCTCTGCTGAAAACGCTCGAAGAGCCGCCGCCGCATGTGAAGTTCGTTTTCGCGACGACCGAGATCCGCAAGGTGCCGATCACGGTGCTGTCGCGCTGCCAGCGGTTCGATCTGCGCCGTGTGGAAGCCGGCACGCTGGTCGATCATCTCGGCAACATTTGCACGAAAGAAAAGGTCGAAGCGGAAACCGACGCGCTGCAGTTGATCGCCCGCGCGGCGGAAGGTTCGGTGCGTGACAGCCTCTCGCTGATGGATCAGGCGATCGCGCATGCGGCCGGGCCCGTTCGCGCCGAAGACGTGCGGCAGATGCTCGGGCTTGCCGACCGCACGCGCGTCATCGATCTCTTCGCGGCGCTGATGCGCGGCGACATCGCGGCCGCGCTCAGCGAGTTGCGCGATCAATACGACTCCGGCGCCGATCCTGCGGTGGCGCTGACGGACCTTGCCGAATTCACGCATTTCGTGACGCGCATCAAGGTGGTGCCGAGCGTCGCGGACGATCGATCGATCGCGGAAGTCGAACGCTCGCGCGGCGCGGAGTTCGCGGCGTCGCTGTCGATGCGCGTGCTGTCGATGACATGGCAGATGCTGCTGAAGGGCATCGCGGAGGTTCGCGAATCGTCGAAGCCGATCCAGGCCGCCGAGATGGTGCTGGTGCGCATCGGTTATGCCTCCGGTCTGCCGTCGCCCGAGGATTTGCTTAACGGCGGCAGCGTCGGCGCACCTTCGGCGCCTGCGGGTGGCGGCGGCGCCGCACCGTCCGGTGGTGGTGGCGGTCAGCGTCCGCGCGCCATGTCGAATGCGCAGCCGCGTGCGATCCATGCGGTCGAATCGTCTCCGGCTATCGCTGCGCCGCGTGCCTCCGCGCAGACGGCGCCGGTGCGTGCGCTGGCGCGTTTCGAGGATGTCATCGCGCTCGCGACCGAGCAGCGCGACATTCTGATGCGCACGGCGCTCGAACGCGACGTGCGGCTCGTGCGCTTCGAAGACGGGCGGCTCGAGATCGCGCTCGAACCCGGCGCGTCGAAGGCGATCGTCAACGATCTCGCACAGAAGCTGAAGAATTGGACCGGTCGGCCGTGGATGATCGTGCTGTCGTCCGAGCAGGGCGAAGCGTCATTGCGCGCGAAGGAAGATGCGCGGCGCGAAGAAGTGAAGACCGGCGTGACCGCCGACCCGCTGGTGCAGGCCGTGCTGTCGCGCTTTCCCGGCGCGCAGATCGTCGGCGTTCAGGTGCGCGGCGAAGCGGTCGAGCAGCCCGCTTTCACGTCGCCGCCGAACGAAGATGGTGATATCGCGCCGTGGGATGACGGCGCGCCGCCTAACGAGGGCGAGAGTTTTGATGACTAG
- a CDS encoding TetR/AcrR family transcriptional regulator: protein MARKTDSKSKTVMTAIKLFSRRGYHGTALNDILDASGAPRGSLYFHFPNGKEEIGTEAATLAGGAVRAMIADAAANSRDAAGFLTRIVRTMGANLEASGFTEGCPLATVALETAAESESLGAAARAAFKSWEKEIDDGLARYDVAASAALATMVLNQIEGALMLARTHRDLEPMRRAEEAALILLRAISAPS from the coding sequence ATGGCGCGGAAAACCGATTCGAAATCTAAAACCGTGATGACGGCGATCAAGTTGTTCAGCCGGCGCGGATATCATGGGACTGCCCTCAATGATATTTTGGATGCGAGCGGCGCACCACGCGGGTCCCTCTATTTTCACTTTCCCAATGGCAAGGAGGAAATCGGAACCGAAGCCGCGACCCTTGCCGGCGGAGCCGTCCGCGCAATGATCGCAGACGCCGCTGCCAATTCGAGGGACGCTGCCGGATTCCTCACGCGCATCGTTCGCACCATGGGTGCCAACCTGGAGGCGTCGGGATTTACCGAAGGATGTCCTCTCGCCACCGTGGCGCTGGAAACAGCGGCCGAATCTGAAAGTCTCGGCGCTGCCGCCCGTGCGGCTTTTAAAAGTTGGGAGAAGGAAATCGACGATGGCCTCGCGCGCTACGACGTTGCGGCGTCGGCTGCGCTTGCCACGATGGTGCTCAATCAAATCGAAGGTGCGTTGATGCTGGCTCGTACGCACCGCGACCTCGAACCGATGCGTCGCGCTGAAGAGGCCGCCCTCATCCTATTGCGCGCAATATCCGCGCCGTCATGA
- a CDS encoding sugar O-acetyltransferase encodes MLAGELYRPGDTEIQADQAAAKAWMVRYNAALDAPPAERRALLAERLASVGEGAVIRPPFHCDFGYNISVGKGVFLNFNCVILDICAVSIGDDTQIGPAVQIYAADHPRDAAERKSGVEFGRPVTIGRNCWIGGGAIILPGVTIGDDALVGAGSVVTRDVPAGATVVGNPAQVVSNGARSL; translated from the coding sequence ATGCTCGCCGGAGAGTTATACCGCCCGGGCGATACCGAGATCCAAGCCGACCAAGCGGCCGCGAAGGCGTGGATGGTCCGCTACAACGCGGCGCTCGACGCGCCGCCGGCCGAGCGGCGGGCTTTGCTGGCGGAGCGGCTCGCCTCTGTCGGCGAAGGGGCCGTGATCCGGCCGCCGTTTCATTGCGACTTTGGCTATAACATCTCGGTCGGGAAGGGCGTTTTCCTCAATTTCAACTGCGTGATCCTCGATATCTGCGCGGTCAGCATCGGCGACGACACGCAAATCGGGCCGGCGGTGCAGATTTACGCGGCGGATCATCCGCGCGATGCGGCGGAGCGCAAAAGCGGCGTCGAGTTCGGCAGGCCCGTCACAATCGGCCGCAATTGCTGGATCGGCGGAGGCGCAATTATTCTGCCGGGCGTGACGATCGGCGACGATGCGCTGGTCGGGGCGGGCAGCGTGGTGACACGCGATGTTCCGGCCGGTGCTACGGTCGTGGGCAATCCGGCGCAGGTGGTTTCAAACGGCGCGCGCAGCCTCTAA
- a CDS encoding Bug family tripartite tricarboxylate transporter substrate binding protein — MIARLFAQQMSLSLGRQIIVDNVPGAGGMTGANRVANAPPDGYQILFGGSGNLVFNQILFKKPPFNAITDFTPVALLTEQSLVLMARKDLPGTGLQDFIRHVRASKTASFGSSGAGSSTHLGCLMLNLAIGVDATHVPYRGNGPAMQDLIGGRIDYYCDLIQTALPQVQAGAVKPIAILSPTRSPMLPDLPTADEQGLTNLDTTNWYGLFLPKDSPSSIVQKLHLAATAALDTPSFRDRLHGHGVAVVAPERRSPNYLARFLNDDIAKWTVPIKGSGVTVD; from the coding sequence GTGATCGCGCGCCTGTTCGCGCAGCAAATGAGCCTAAGCCTCGGCCGCCAGATTATCGTCGATAACGTCCCGGGCGCAGGCGGCATGACCGGCGCTAACAGAGTCGCGAACGCGCCACCCGACGGCTATCAGATCCTCTTTGGCGGCAGCGGCAATCTGGTCTTCAACCAGATCCTTTTTAAGAAGCCGCCCTTCAACGCGATCACCGACTTCACGCCGGTAGCATTGCTGACAGAGCAATCTCTGGTGCTGATGGCGCGCAAGGACCTGCCGGGCACAGGTCTGCAGGATTTCATCCGGCATGTGAGGGCGAGCAAGACCGCAAGCTTCGGCTCTTCGGGTGCAGGCTCCTCGACGCACCTCGGTTGTCTGATGCTCAATCTTGCCATCGGAGTGGACGCCACGCATGTGCCGTACCGCGGCAACGGGCCGGCGATGCAGGACTTAATTGGCGGTCGCATCGACTATTACTGCGACCTTATCCAGACAGCGCTGCCGCAGGTGCAAGCCGGCGCCGTCAAGCCGATCGCGATCCTTTCGCCGACGCGTTCTCCGATGCTCCCCGATCTCCCAACTGCGGACGAACAGGGTCTTACGAATCTCGACACCACCAATTGGTACGGGCTGTTCCTCCCGAAAGATTCTCCTTCATCAATCGTGCAGAAGCTCCACCTCGCGGCAACCGCCGCGCTCGATACGCCCTCGTTCCGCGATCGGCTGCATGGACACGGTGTAGCGGTCGTCGCTCCGGAGCGGCGCAGCCCGAATTATCTCGCACGTTTTCTCAACGACGATATCGCGAAATGGACCGTACCGATCAAAGGGAGCGGCGTCACCGTGGACTGA
- a CDS encoding zinc-binding dehydrogenase, translating into MKAAVVGDKGVEVRDVPAPKPGPEQVLIRVRAAGLNRADLMIAAGHFHGHAGGAGTILGLECAGEVAEVGSGVTGIKVGDRVLCSCAASYAEYAVADMGRVHRIPANNMNFTQAATLPVALQTMHNAVVTAGRLQAGESVLIQGASSGVGLAAMQIAKVMGAKFVVGTSTTAERRKKLTEFGADLAVDSRDPTWANQVLKATDGKGVDLIVDQISGYVANDNMKATKILGRIVNVGRLGGFKGEFDFDLHALRRIDYIGVTFRTRSVEEVREINRRMRADLWQHVEDGKINLPIDRTFPLDKAAEALAHMKANQHLGKIILEV; encoded by the coding sequence ATGAAGGCCGCAGTCGTGGGCGATAAAGGCGTCGAGGTGCGTGACGTACCGGCACCGAAGCCGGGTCCCGAGCAAGTCCTCATTCGCGTGCGCGCCGCCGGTCTCAACCGCGCCGACCTTATGATCGCGGCCGGACATTTCCACGGTCACGCCGGCGGCGCCGGCACCATCCTCGGCCTCGAATGCGCCGGCGAAGTTGCCGAAGTCGGCAGCGGCGTAACCGGCATCAAGGTCGGCGATCGCGTGCTTTGCTCCTGCGCCGCCTCTTATGCCGAATATGCCGTCGCCGATATGGGCCGCGTGCATCGCATCCCGGCCAACAACATGAACTTCACGCAGGCCGCGACGCTGCCGGTCGCGCTGCAGACAATGCACAACGCGGTCGTCACGGCCGGCCGCCTGCAAGCCGGCGAGAGCGTGTTGATCCAAGGCGCATCGTCGGGCGTCGGTCTTGCCGCAATGCAGATCGCGAAAGTAATGGGCGCGAAATTCGTCGTCGGCACGTCGACAACTGCTGAGCGACGCAAGAAGCTCACCGAATTCGGAGCCGATCTCGCCGTCGACTCGCGCGATCCGACATGGGCCAATCAAGTGCTCAAGGCCACCGACGGCAAAGGTGTCGACCTTATCGTCGATCAAATCTCCGGCTACGTTGCCAACGACAACATGAAGGCGACGAAGATCCTCGGCCGCATCGTCAATGTCGGCCGGCTCGGCGGCTTCAAGGGCGAGTTCGACTTCGACCTCCACGCGCTGCGCCGCATCGATTATATCGGCGTGACGTTCCGCACGCGTTCGGTCGAAGAGGTGCGCGAGATCAATCGCCGCATGCGCGCCGATCTTTGGCAGCACGTCGAAGACGGCAAGATCAACCTACCGATCGACCGCACCTTCCCACTCGACAAAGCCGCCGAAGCGCTGGCGCATATGAAAGCCAACCAGCACCTCGGCAAAATCATTCTCGAGGTTTGA
- a CDS encoding ester cyclase, which produces MAMFKFTLVCGALAALFLGQASAQGLTEAQARAAIAPWYSLFNVATRPDVKATQEQVLSADYESCAGYLPGECWGRDTSIKVVSNFSNTIPDMKFDIKEVLVAGDRVIVRGEVTGTPAGDLFGVPHTGKSFRMMAIDIQTVKDGKIVKTYHMENWLSAIGQLRAK; this is translated from the coding sequence ATGGCGATGTTCAAATTTACTCTGGTGTGCGGCGCTCTCGCTGCGCTGTTCTTAGGACAGGCTTCGGCCCAGGGCCTTACCGAGGCACAAGCGCGTGCTGCCATCGCGCCCTGGTACAGCCTGTTCAATGTTGCGACGCGCCCAGACGTGAAGGCGACGCAAGAGCAGGTGCTGTCGGCCGACTACGAGTCCTGTGCCGGATATCTGCCGGGCGAATGCTGGGGCCGCGATACGTCGATCAAGGTCGTGTCGAATTTTTCGAACACGATCCCGGACATGAAGTTCGATATCAAAGAAGTGCTGGTCGCGGGCGATCGCGTCATCGTACGCGGCGAAGTCACCGGCACGCCGGCCGGTGATCTTTTCGGTGTGCCGCATACGGGCAAGAGCTTTCGCATGATGGCGATCGACATCCAAACCGTGAAAGACGGCAAGATCGTCAAAACCTATCACATGGAAAATTGGCTTAGCGCTATCGGCCAACTCCGCGCGAAGTAA
- a CDS encoding winged helix-turn-helix domain-containing protein: MNAFNEVIHQPVRLKIMAALNAMPKGEQIEFVRLKAIVGATEGNLGAHISTLENHGYLAVKKDFFANRPRTRVSLTPTGRRAFEAHVTYLRDIIEGGGV, translated from the coding sequence ATGAACGCCTTCAACGAAGTCATTCACCAACCCGTTCGTCTCAAGATCATGGCTGCGCTCAACGCGATGCCCAAAGGCGAGCAGATCGAATTCGTTCGCCTCAAAGCCATTGTCGGCGCGACGGAAGGAAACCTTGGCGCGCACATTTCAACGCTGGAAAATCACGGCTACCTCGCCGTGAAGAAAGACTTCTTCGCCAACCGGCCACGCACGCGCGTAAGCCTGACGCCCACCGGGCGCCGCGCCTTCGAAGCGCACGTGACTTACCTGCGCGACATCATTGAGGGTGGTGGCGTTTAG
- a CDS encoding SDR family NAD(P)-dependent oxidoreductase, with amino-acid sequence MQSPQNQPRRTLLLTGASRGIGHATVKRFSAAGWRVITCSRHGFPENCPWEAGPEDHIQVDLSNPQNTLEAIEEIKRRLSDGELHALVNNAAISPKADGGKRLSSIETTFETWVHVFQVNFFASIMLARGLIDQLQKAKGSVVNVTSIAGSRVHPFAGTAYATSKAALASLTREMAMDFGRVGVRVNAIAPGEIDTSILSPGTEKIVEEQIPMHRLGTPDEVAKIIYVLCTETGSYVNGAEIHINGGQHV; translated from the coding sequence ATGCAAAGCCCTCAGAACCAACCGCGCCGCACGCTCCTCCTGACGGGCGCGAGCCGAGGCATCGGCCATGCGACCGTGAAACGCTTTTCGGCGGCCGGCTGGCGCGTCATCACGTGCTCGCGTCATGGCTTCCCGGAGAACTGTCCGTGGGAAGCCGGGCCGGAAGATCACATTCAGGTCGATCTCTCGAATCCGCAGAACACGCTTGAAGCGATCGAGGAGATCAAACGCCGGCTGAGCGACGGCGAACTGCATGCGCTGGTGAACAACGCGGCGATCTCGCCGAAGGCGGATGGTGGGAAACGTCTGTCGTCGATCGAGACGACATTCGAGACTTGGGTACATGTGTTTCAGGTGAACTTCTTCGCCTCGATCATGCTGGCGCGCGGTTTGATCGATCAGCTGCAGAAAGCCAAGGGCTCGGTTGTCAACGTCACGTCGATCGCGGGATCGCGCGTGCATCCTTTCGCCGGCACGGCTTACGCAACATCGAAAGCGGCGCTCGCGTCGCTGACGCGCGAGATGGCGATGGATTTCGGCCGCGTCGGTGTGCGCGTCAACGCGATCGCGCCGGGCGAAATCGATACGTCCATTCTATCGCCGGGGACGGAGAAGATCGTCGAGGAGCAAATCCCGATGCACCGCCTCGGCACGCCGGACGAAGTTGCGAAGATCATCTACGTGCTGTGCACGGAGACCGGCTCGTATGTGAACGGCGCCGAGATCCACATCAACGGCGGCCAGCACGTTTAA
- a CDS encoding DnaJ C-terminal domain-containing protein: MRNPYEVLGVSPSASPEDIKKAFRKLAKKHHPDANKNDPKSASKFNEANQAYEIVGDPAKRKQFDGGEIDAEGKPKFQGFEGFGGGGPGGYSRGQSPEGFETFTFRTGGPGGGQQGGFSGFEDILSGMFGGQAPRGARGARGNPFGGGEDFVRPTVGQDATADVTVTLEEAASGVTKRIALATGKEMDVKVPAGIRDGQQIRLKGQGFLGHGGGPTGDAHVKVHVAPHREFKLDGDNLRVDVPLTLYEAVLGGKVRVPTLGGAVELAIPANTNAGRTFRLKGKGFPAKSGAGDLFATVRIMLPATPDPELEALMQKWRDEKPYDPRGE, translated from the coding sequence ATGCGCAACCCCTATGAGGTCTTGGGGGTGTCGCCTTCGGCGAGCCCTGAGGACATCAAGAAGGCGTTCCGCAAGCTCGCCAAGAAGCACCACCCGGACGCGAACAAAAACGATCCGAAGTCCGCCTCGAAATTCAACGAGGCGAACCAGGCCTATGAGATCGTCGGCGACCCAGCGAAACGCAAGCAATTCGACGGCGGCGAGATCGACGCTGAAGGCAAGCCCAAGTTCCAAGGCTTCGAAGGCTTTGGCGGCGGCGGGCCCGGCGGCTATTCGCGCGGCCAATCCCCTGAGGGTTTCGAGACCTTCACGTTCCGCACCGGCGGCCCCGGTGGCGGGCAGCAAGGCGGCTTCTCGGGCTTCGAAGACATTCTCTCCGGCATGTTCGGCGGCCAGGCGCCGCGCGGCGCTCGTGGCGCGCGCGGCAATCCGTTCGGCGGCGGCGAAGATTTCGTCCGTCCGACCGTCGGCCAGGACGCAACGGCCGATGTGACCGTCACGCTGGAAGAGGCCGCAAGCGGCGTTACCAAACGTATCGCGCTCGCGACCGGCAAGGAGATGGACGTCAAGGTTCCGGCCGGCATCCGCGACGGACAACAGATCCGCCTCAAGGGCCAGGGCTTCCTCGGCCACGGCGGCGGACCGACCGGCGACGCGCACGTGAAGGTGCATGTCGCGCCGCACCGCGAGTTCAAGCTCGACGGCGACAATCTCCGCGTTGATGTTCCGCTCACGCTCTACGAAGCCGTGCTCGGCGGTAAAGTCCGCGTTCCAACGCTCGGCGGTGCGGTCGAACTCGCGATTCCCGCCAATACGAATGCAGGCCGCACCTTCCGCCTCAAGGGCAAAGGCTTCCCGGCGAAAAGCGGTGCCGGCGACTTGTTCGCCACCGTCCGCATCATGCTTCCGGCGACGCCCGATCCGGAGCTTGAAGCGCTGATGCAGAAGTGGCGCGACGAGAAGCCCTACGACCCGCGCGGCGAGTAA